A DNA window from Aphelocoma coerulescens isolate FSJ_1873_10779 chromosome 7, UR_Acoe_1.0, whole genome shotgun sequence contains the following coding sequences:
- the DTX3L gene encoding E3 ubiquitin-protein ligase DTX3L: MAAAPLLVQLSPAPATGEKAIRKLHAYFQSGKRSGGGECNVRTGPKPGTYWVDFFKEQDRKNVEARTKHILELGAKCLEIVILPGEGDPGKSQITAQASASYDDVTASPSLPQQEQRDNDGYGATAKELLTKKIFLTVSATLNTSMFTEDQREKITIMCPNLKREGSPGMDGSEKLTGDFTDIEKAYHYFEDILAGRDPSHNFSHSECRNGLKDENGLNTEEMNEFPVVTALYEYFSHTCKKEIKELRERFGARIRIKGHYKDSTLIYLSSDASPASLQAASDFFITTFQETTRGLEQEKVPITSSYTLRETVAKLNERFGRLLAKEEGSQLLLRGPRSEILAAKKFLAEEGENSHVEKNMKISSEQYKYRNGIEVDASVFKLLETILSKEIENINDKFDTLIEIKENSYGQKVIIFRPKPKAYDMSSHATESFINAFQSASAMLREKSIILKLSEDQKKTLYMLLNGKQFEDLHVKVKKNEDKLIMSGLPDHLYAAERHMMDLLNIEDSTQTKNKTLLSSDLGSQEATGASKKKSSVKQKNNLSSEGQTWTKTEEKEEEMCVICRDRIKNKEILEKCKHAFCKSCIDLALAHKQACPVCNTVCGVLRGNQPEGKMLATTIHSSLPGYPDCDTIQIDYYMEGGIQTSNHPNPGQHYRSTHRTAYLPDNKEGREILLLLRRAFNQKLIFTVGQSRTTGEQSVITWNDIHHKTATNGGPTHFGYPDPSYLQRVRSELKAKGIE; encoded by the exons ATGGCGGCCGCGCCGCTGCTGgtgcagctcagccctgcgcCCGCCACCGGCGAAAAGGCGATCCGCAAGCTCCACGCGTATTTCCAGTCAGGAAAGCGGTCGGGGGGCGGCGAGTGCAACGTGCGGACAGGCCCCAAGCCCGGCACCTACTGGGTGGACTTCTTTAAGGAGCAAG ATAGGAAGAATGTGGAAGCCCGCACTAAACACATCTTGGAATTGGGTGCAAAATGCCTGGAGATAGTCATCCTGCCAGGAGAAGGGGACCCGGGCAAGAGCCAGATTACAGCACAGGCCTCTGCCAGCTACGACGATGTCActgccagcccttccctgccccagcaggagCAGCGGGACAACGATGGCTATGGGGCCACAGCGAAGGAACTCCTTACCAAAAAG ATATTTCTTACAGTATCTGCTACTTTGAATACCAGTATGTTCACTGAAGACCAAAGGGAGAAAATTACCATTATGTGTCCAAACTTAAAGAGAGAAGGAAGCCCTGGGATGGATGGCTCTGAGAAATTGACAGGAGATTTTACAGATATTGAAAAAGCTTATCACTACTTTGAGGATATCCTTGCAGGCAGAGACCCAAGCCATAATTTTTCACATTCTGAATGTAGGAATGGTTTGAAAGATGAAAATGGTCTGAATACTGAAGAAATGAATGAGTTTCCAGTTGTGACAGCTCTCTATGAGTATTTTAGTCACACTtgcaaaaaagaaatcaaagaactACGCGAAAGGTTTGGAGCACGTATAAGAATTAAAGGTCATTACAAGGATAGCACATTAATATATTTATCTTCTGATGCTAGTCCTGCATCGTTACAAGCAGCTAGTGATTTTTTTATCACAACTTTTCAGGAAACTACAAGAGGTCTGGAACAGGAAAAAGTTCCCATAACGAGCAGTTACACATTAAGGGAGACAGTAGCGAAATTAAATGAAAGGTTTGGACGTCTTCTTGCTAAGGAGGAAGGGAGTCAGTTGCTACTCCGTGGTCCACGGAGTGAGATTTTAGCTGCCAAAAAATTTCTAGCAGAGGAAGGTGAGAACAGccatgtggaaaaaaatatgaaaatatcatCTGAACAGTACAAATACAGGAATGGAATTGAAGTTGATGCTTCTGTGTTTAAATTGTTGGAAACCATATTAAGCAAAGAAATCGAAAACATTAATGACAAATTTGATACACTGatagaaataaaagagaattcATATGGCCAGAAGGTCATAATATTTAGGCCTAAGCCCAAAGCTTATGATATGTCATCACATGCTACTGAAAGTTTCATCAATGCATTTCAGAGTGCCTCTGCAATGTTAAGAGAAAAAAGCATCATCCTGAAGCTTTCAGAAGATCAGAAGAAAACTTTATATATGCTTCTTAATGGAAAACAATTTGAAGATCTTCATGTAAAAGTTAAGAAGAATGAAGATAAGTTAATCATGAGTGGTTTACCAGACCATCTTTATGCTGCTGAAAGGCACATGATGGACCTTCTTAACATTGAAGACTCAACACAAACTAAAAATAAGACACTGCTGTCCTCTGACCTCGGCTCTCAAGAAGCTACAGGAGCATCTAAGAAGAAATCCAGTGTTAAGCAGAAGAATAATCTTTCTTCTGAAGGACAGACTTGGacaaagacagaagaaaaagaagaagaaatgtgtGTGATTTGCAGggacagaattaaaaataaagaaatactaGAAAAGTGCAAACATGCATTTTGCAAAAGTTGCATCGACTTAGCCTTGGCTCATAAACAAGCTTGCCCTGTTTGTAATACTGTCTGTGGAGTCCTGAGAGGAAACCAACCAGAGGGAAAAATGCTCGCTACAACGATCCATTCCTCTCTTCCTGGTTATCCCGATTGTGACACTATTCAAATTGACTATTATATGGAAGGTGGTATTCAAACT AGCAACCATCCAAACCCAGGGCAGCATTATCGGTCAACTCACCGAACAGCGTATTTACCTGACAATAAGGAAGGGAGAGAaattctgctgctcctcagaaGGGCCTTTAATCAAAAATTGATTTTCACAGTGGGGCAGTCACGTACTACTGGTGAACAAAGTGTTATCACGTGGAATGATATTCACCACAAAACTGCCACAAACGGAGGACCTACCCA TTTTGGTTACCCGGATCCTTCTTACCTGCAGCGTGTTCGATCGGAATTGAAAGCAAAAGGAATCGAATAA